Proteins encoded by one window of Arabidopsis thaliana chromosome 2, partial sequence:
- a CDS encoding uncharacterized protein (unknown protein; FUNCTIONS IN: molecular_function unknown; INVOLVED IN: biological_process unknown; LOCATED IN: cellular_component unknown; BEST Arabidopsis thaliana protein match is: unknown protein (TAIR:AT5G39010.1); Has 30201 Blast hits to 17322 proteins in 780 species: Archae - 12; Bacteria - 1396; Metazoa - 17338; Fungi - 3422; Plants - 5037; Viruses - 0; Other Eukaryotes - 2996 (source: NCBI BLink).): protein MTNLGRQKRRLIREGKRKIDHHIETKLIVKILRACTTDDQNLLQHPNYYKVIAWTDPVEPYTTQVWVSKGNYWKYNTELAIPLDSPAKYLYLELFRKHSSRDPATSDGEVAIGRAKIRLPKDGKFSGAARLVDLNSDRCIVDKGTLELSLELIHTIVVT from the coding sequence ATGACAAACTTAGGGAGACAAAAAAGGAGACTGATTCGCGAAGGGAAGAGAAAGATTGATCATCACATAGAAACAAAGCTAATCGTGAAGATATTACGTGCATGCACAACCGATGACCAAAATCTTTTGCAACATCCAAACTACTATAAAGTTATTGCATGGACAGACCCTGTAGAACCATACACAACACAGGTATGGGTTTCCAAAGGCAACTATTGGAAGTATAATACAGAATTGGCGATTCCCTTAGATTCTCCTGCAAAATATCTTTACCTAGAATTGTTTAGAAAACATTCTTCTAGAGATCCTGCAACATCAGATGGAGAAGTTGCCATAGGTCGGGCTAAGATTCGATTGCCAAAGGATGGAAAGTTCTCTGGTGCAGCTCGTCTCGTTGATTTGAACAGTGATCGTTGTATCGTGGATAAAGGAACTCTTGAATTGTCTTTGGAACTAATTCATACGATTGTAGTAACATAA
- a CDS encoding Mitochondrial glycoprotein family protein (Mitochondrial glycoprotein family protein; FUNCTIONS IN: molecular_function unknown; INVOLVED IN: biological_process unknown; LOCATED IN: chloroplast, mitochondrial matrix; CONTAINS InterPro DOMAIN/s: Mitochondrial glycoprotein (InterPro:IPR003428); BEST Arabidopsis thaliana protein match is: Mitochondrial glycoprotein family protein (TAIR:AT2G39795.1); Has 277 Blast hits to 277 proteins in 72 species: Archae - 0; Bacteria - 0; Metazoa - 0; Fungi - 68; Plants - 185; Viruses - 0; Other Eukaryotes - 24 (source: NCBI BLink).), with translation MAFAWCVRRSASKLASACGQARSISAVVNRPSLALNPSPLSPFVSRGFLYTMAVDKLSSEQTLHLVIDSELNSALQTDDPNLNEEMAPGSFPLKIRDKPGDQSVTLTAYYNDERIHVDVGMPYLGDDVIDVFGPNNDELSFPLVVTVIKKNGVSIEFTCQAYADYIDLTDLTVHDYQYQMGETDWPRFKNLDDNLKKAFHRYLATRLDANITKLLHKYMVSKIKREYLLWLKNVNKFVDG, from the exons ATGGCTTTTGCTTGGTGCGTACGCAGGTCAGCATCTAAGTTGGCTTCCGCATGTGGTCAAGCCCGGTCTATCTCCGCCGTTGTGAACCGTCCGTCTCTTGCTCTCAACCCGTCTCCGCTGAGTCCTTTCGTCTCTCGTGGCTTTCTTTACACGATGGCTGTTGATAAGCTGAGCTCTGAGCAAACCCTTCACCTTGTGATTGACTCCGAGCTCAATTCTGCTTTGCAAACCGATGATCCCAATTTG AATGAAGAGATGGCTCCAGGAAGCTTCCCTTTGAAAATTAGAGACAAGCCTGGAGATCAGAGTGTAACATTGACAGCATATTACAATGACGAACGTATTCATGTTGATGTAGGAATGCCTTATCTTGGTGATGATGTCATTGATGTGTTTGGTCCTAATAATGATGAACTAAGTTTTCCACTAGTTGTGACTGTTATCAAGAAGAACGGAGTCAGCATAGAGTTTACCTGCCAGGCTTATGCTGATTATATTGACTTAACAGATTTAACTGTGCATGATTATCAGTATCAAATGGGAGAAACTGACTGGCCTCGTTTCAA AAACTTGGACGATAATCTGAAGAAGGCGTTCCACAGGTATCTGGCGACCAGACTTGACGCAAACATAACGAAACTCTTGCATAAGTACATGGTGagcaaaataaagagagagtaCTTGCTATGGTTGAAGAATGTTAACAAGTTTGTGGATGGATGA
- a CDS encoding Mitochondrial glycoprotein family protein (Mitochondrial glycoprotein family protein; CONTAINS InterPro DOMAIN/s: Mitochondrial glycoprotein (InterPro:IPR003428); BEST Arabidopsis thaliana protein match is: Mitochondrial glycoprotein family protein (TAIR:AT3G55605.1); Has 404 Blast hits to 404 proteins in 130 species: Archae - 0; Bacteria - 2; Metazoa - 6; Fungi - 117; Plants - 220; Viruses - 0; Other Eukaryotes - 59 (source: NCBI BLink).): protein MALAWCVVRRSASKFASVYGGRVRSISAVANRASLARNPSSIRPFVSRALNYSTAIDRISSEQTLIRVIDSEINSALQSDNIDSDEEMTPGSFPFRIEDKPGNQNVTLTRDYNGEHIKVVVSMPSLVSDENDDDDDDDEGPSNESSIPLVVTVTKKSGLTLEFSCMAFPDEIAIDALSVKHPGDSLEDQLANEGPDFEDLDENLKKTFYKFLEIRGVKASTTNFLHEYMTRKVNREYFLWLKNVKEFMEQ, encoded by the exons ATGGCTTTAGCTTGGTGCGTTGTACGCAGGTCAGCATCTAAGTTTGCTTCCGTTTATGGTGGCCGAGTCCGATCTATCTCCGCCGTTGCGAACCGCGCCTCTCTAGCTCGCAACCCATCTTCAATTCGTCCATTCGTCTCTCGCGCCTTAAATTACTCGACGGCTATTGATCGAATTAGCTCCGAGCAAACGCTTATCCGAGTTATTGACTCCGAAATCAACTCTGCTTTGCAATCCGATAATATCGATTCG GATGAAGAGATGACTCCAGGAAGCTTTCCTTTTAGAATTGAAGACAAACCTGGAAATCAGAATGTTACATTGACTAGAGACTACAATGGGGAACATATTAAAGTTGTTGTAAGCATGCCTAGTCTTGTTTCagatgaaaatgatgatgatgatgatgatgatgaaggtcCTAGTAATGAATCGAGTATTCCACTAGTTGTGACTGTTACTAAGAAGAGTGGACTCACTCTAGAGTTTAGCTGTATGGCTTTTCCTGATGAGATTGCTATAGATGCTTTATCTGTGAAACATCCTGGGGACTCTTTGGAGGATCAACTGGCTAATGAAGGGCCTGATTTTGA AGACTTGGAcgagaatctgaagaagacGTTCTACAAGTTTTTGGAGATCAGAGGAGTGAAAGCTAGCACGACGAATTTCCTGCACGAGTACATGACGAGGAAAGTGAACCGAGAGTACTTTTTATGGTTGAAGAATGTTAAGGAGTTCATGGAACAGTGA